One window from the genome of Pempheris klunzingeri isolate RE-2024b chromosome 7, fPemKlu1.hap1, whole genome shotgun sequence encodes:
- the susd2 gene encoding sushi domain-containing protein 2: MRAYRRETIFLCGIFLICSPQTAGQTCRGKCGDTLEECSCHATCVSLLSCCADYSQACFQVAPHSSSMLGGRALKILSLAPQPGGQLLCRFKGEIEREGFIDAEGHVYCITPLLYETGWIAFAISTDGIHFDRSGEYLSVHPSKADPTFEVTLANGTQWQHYGTPSVAGRLNMTWNSSLITAEEVNIELWGYRELSRSTEAGTNRSSSLRAELSYLYSLVRNLPNTGTFSFTPEPSEDYSEWELGNIRITASSKTDGARDVEGLWSGGHVLAWHLEQPFRDDSAAWAKSKCLQWDVLEKKLPNFLNELIDCPCTLAQARADTGRFHTDYSCDIERGSVCTYHPGSVHCVRAIQASPKHGSGQQCCYDSTGALVLTGDSIGGSTPDRAHDWGSPPYRDPPRVPGYSHWLYDVMSFYYCCLWSDHCRIYFNHRPSTGCRNYQPPRAGVVLGDPHFITFDGLSYTFNGKGEYYLVSSPDMELTVQARTEQVKIKTSTLAKATLLSSVAMKEKASDVIEVRLAEGYLQVLRNQKLLHFTEQRWMDLDGVFVFVPVPQIVTVMFLSGAGVEVCVREGTMAVTVLLPTEFTNHTQGLLGLMNSDPSDDLLTQLGEVISPANTTPGEIFTFGAGWNISKKSSLFTYDSKYLLDTYYFPPSHDPTFVPAFSLPETPDDPLVADMLMMCLGDGAKFCKYDTLTTRSLAMGNATLRAYRHHWALMETLEPVVSCGRLPTPRNGKKNGTHYLDGNTLSFTCNDGYVLFGSTERTCLDDGTWTGEQPYCVTDDNVGFGLGALGSVSALVTMGVMIKLHSRKQDREKKEKQDQMVTQEQTC; this comes from the exons ATGAGAGCATACCGTAGAGAGACCATTTTTCTCTGTGGAATTTTTCTCATTTGCTCTCCTCAAACAGCTG GTCAAACATGCAGGGGAAAGTGTGGAGACACACTGGAGGAATGCTCCTGCCATGCaacctgtgtgtctctgctgagctgctgtgcAGACTACAGCCAGGCCTGTTTCCAGGTGGCACCTCACTCCAGCTCCATGCTGGGTGGAAGAGCCCTCAAGATCCTCAGTTTGGCCCCTCAGCCTGGTGGGCAGCTTCTCTGCAG GTTCAAAGGTGAGATTGAACGAGAAGGGTTTATTGATGCTGAAGGCCACGTCTACTGCATCACTCCCCTACTGTATGAGACTGGTTGGATTGCATTTGCCATCTCAACAGACGGAATACATTTTGACAGGTCTGGAGAATACCTGTCAG TTCACCCCAGTAAAGCGGACCCTACCTTCGAAGTCACCTTGGCAAATGGAACACAGTGGCAGCACTACGGCACGCCAAGCGTGGCAGGACGGCTCAACATGACGTGGAACAGCTCTCTGATTACTGCAGAGGAGGTCAACATAGAGCTGTGGGGATACAGAGAGCTCAGCAGGAGCACTGAGGCAGGGACCAACAGATCATCCTCTCTGCGGGCCGAGCTGAGCTATCTCTACTCTCTCGTCAGAAATCTGCCTAACACTGGTACCTTCAGCTTCACCCCCGAGCCCTCTGAGGACTACTCTGAGTGGGAGTTGGGGAACATCCGCATCACTGCTAGTTCAAAGACAGATGGAGCAAG GGATGTGGAGGGGCTCTGGAGTGGAGGTCATGTCTTAGCCTGGCACCTGGAGCAGCCTTTCAGAGATGACTCTGCAGCCTGGGCCAAGAGCAAGTGTCTGCAGTGGGACGTCCTGGAGAAGAAGCTGCCCAACTTCCTGAATGAGCTCATCGACTGTCCTTGCACTCTGGCACAAGCCCGAGCAGACACAGGCAGGTTTCAT ACTGACTATAGTTGTGACATTGAGAGGGGCAGTGTATGCACTTATCACCCAGGTAGTGTCCACTGCGTCAGAGCAATTCAGGCCAG TCCTAAGCATGGATCAGGCCAGCAGTGCTGCTATGACAGCACAGGCGCTCTGGTGCTGACAGGAGATTCGATTGGTGGCAGCACCCCAGACAGGGCTCACGACTGGGGCTCACCTCCATACAGGGACCCCCCACGGGTGCCTGGGTACTCCCACTGGCTTTACGATGTCATGAGTTTCTACTACTGCTGCCTGTGGTCTGACCACTGCCGCATCTATTTCAACCATCGGCCCTCTACTGGGTGTCGCAACTACCAGCCCCCAAGAGCCG GTGTCGTCCTCGGGGATCCACATTTCATAACGTTCGACGGCCTGAGCTACACTTTCAATGGCAAAGGAGAGTACTACCTCGTGTCTTCGCCTGACATGGAGCTGACTGTTCAGGCCAGAACAGAACAGGTGAAAATTAAGACAA GTACTTTGGCCAAAGCCACGTTGCTGTCATCAGTGGCTATGAAGGAGAAGGCCTCTGATGTTATCGAGGTGCGTTTAGCAGAGGGCTACCTTCAGGTGCTAAGGAACCAAAAGCTCCTTCATTTCACCGAGCAGAGATGGATGGACCTAGATG GAGTATTTGTGTTCGTCCCCGTTCCCCAGATTGTGACAGTCATGTTCCTCTCTGGTGCTGGCGTGGAGGTTTGTGTGCGCGAAGGAACCATGGCGGTAACCGTCCTGCTTCCAACAGAGTTCACCAACCACACTCAGGGTCTTCTTGGCCTGATGAACTCTGACCCATCAGATGACCTGTTGACCCAACTAGGGGAGGTCATCTCCCCAGCCAACACCACGCCAGGGGAAATCTTCACCTTTGGAGCTGGCT GGAACATTTCAAAGAAGTCTTCCCTTTTCACATATGACTCCAAGTATCTTTTGGATACTTACTATTTCCCACCAAGCCATGATCCCACTTTTGTTCCTGCCTTTTCTCTGCCTGAGACACCTGATGATCCTCTGGTGGCAGACATGCTGATGATGTGCTTGGGAGACGGAGCGAAGTTTTGTAAATATGATACCCTGACGACTCGGAGCCTCGCAATGGGAAACGCCACACTCAGGGCTTACCGACATCATTGGGCCTTAATGGAGACCTTGGAGCCAG TGGTTTCTTGTGGCCGGCTTCCCACACCCAGGAATGGAAAGAAGAATGGGACACATTATTTGGACGGGAACACCCTGAGCTTCACCTGTAATGACGGCTACGTACTGTTCGGTTCAACAGAGCGCACTTGTCTGGATGATGGGACCTGGACAGGAGAGCAACCCTACTGTGTAACAG ATGATAATGTGGGGTTTGGACTTGGTGCTCTTGGTTCCGTCTCAGCACTGGTCACAATGGGAGTAATGATCAAACTGCACAGCAGGAAACAAGACAG
- the LOC139203580 gene encoding retinol dehydrogenase 14, with protein sequence MYVLYTIIASLFSFFILKWMKKRRYCTDLKRLDGKTVLVTGGNSGIGKESAIALALRGARVIIACRDVDKAEKAVREIKFKSHNLNVLHMELDLANLRSVREFCKSFLQREKRLDILINNAGMPSVLDWTDDGFSMCFGVNHLGHFLLTNLLLPRLKECAPSRVVTLTCSTYKYQKLDFQDLNYNLLPFFTYCRSKLANIYFSQELARVTEGKGVTCYAVHPGFVQSSWTCHYSILFRMLMQVIMWMFFVPCEIGAQTVIYCAVSDEAAKHSGGYFTDCRPATLRPFARDAGVAKKLWEASERLVKLA encoded by the exons ATGTATGTCCTCTACACAATCATCGcgtctttattttcttttttcattttgaaatggatgaaaaagaGGAGGTATTGCACCGACCTGAAAAGACTCGATGGAAAAACAGTACTTGTTACAG gTGGGAATTCTGGCATTGGCAAGGAGTCAGCTATTGCCTTGGCACTGAGAGGCGCCCGTGTCATCATCGCTTGCAGAGATGTGGACAAAGCTGAGAAGGCTGTGAGAGAGATCAAGTTCAAGAGCCACAACCTGAACGTCCTTCACATGGAGCTGGATCTGGCCAACCTGCGCTCTGTAAGGGAATTCTGTAAGAGCTTCctccagagagagaagaggctcGACATCCTGATCAATAATGCAG GCATGCCCAGTGTCCTCGACTGGACAGACGACGGCTTCAGCATGTGTTTTGGCGTCAACCACTTGGGCCACTTCCTCTTAACCAATCTGCTTCTGCCTCGCCTGAAGGAGTGTGCCCCCAGCCGGGTGGTCACCCTCACATGCTCCACCTACAAATACCAGAAACTAGACTTCCAGGACCTCAACTACAACCTGCTGCCCTTCTTCACTTACTGCCGCAGCAAGCTGGCCAACATCTACTTCAGTCAGGAACTAGCCCGCGTCACAGAGGGGAAAGGAGTGACCTGCTATGCTGTGCACCctg GTTTTGTCCAAAGTAGTTGGACGTGCCACTACTCCATCCTGTTCCGGATGCTGATGCAGGTGATcatgtggatgttttttgtGCCGTGCGAGATTGGAGCTCAGACTGTCATCTACTGCGCTGTGTCGGACGAAGCTGCCAAACACAGCGGAGGCTACTTCACCGACTGCAGACCAGCCACTCTGCGTCCTTTCGCAAGAGACGCTGGTGTGGCGAAAAAACTGTGGGAGGCCAGTGAGAGACTAGTAAAACTGGCCTGA